Proteins from a single region of Gambusia affinis linkage group LG12, SWU_Gaff_1.0, whole genome shotgun sequence:
- the pold3 gene encoding DNA polymerase delta subunit 3 isoform X2 — protein MDELYLDNIDEYVNDHNKIVTYKWLSLTLGIHVNTAKQMLYHYLEHKRKESSPQLHATYLVSGKLEDKGQMCHKVSVVREDQLEDFKSKMSLIVSVHVYSVQKALLKDSGPLYSVDYDAVKDNLKNCSRYSAIRCAGAVPMSAVELQQVQEIQRPPPSAPENKKSAMNGDNNMASKLSSKPQKGIMGMFANKSAPKNQDNSKEPEAPKNKPAAKSSQIANFFGVQTKKPEKPVEKQQEAQLAIASEQQHQRTTAEEPAAVQLHKETKTDSRSKTKRMEESDSEEEKMEKKKRRRIKKPQPDSSDEDVIPDSPPQMKTSEPSPKKEPETVQRSHTSSGTKIRRRRKVLKSRTFMDEEGCIVTEKDYVSESYSETDDDFQSTKQAPRNNNKAKLTSSSKDDDKKAQKKSSASSNKGNKQASIMGFFQKK, from the exons ATGGACGAGCTTTATTTGGATAATATTGATGAATATGTTAACGATCACAACAAAATA GTAACCTATAAATGGCTCAGTCTGACTCTTGGAATCCATGTCAACACAGCTAAACA GATGCTTTACCATTACTTGGAGCACAAGAGGAAGGAGAGCTCACCTCAGCTCCACGCCACATACCTCGTGTCTGGGAAACTGGAGGACAAAGGTCAAATG TGTCACAAGGTGTCTGTTGTCAGAGAAGACCAATTAGAAG aTTTCAAATCCAAGATGAGTTTGATAGTGAGCGTTCATGTCTACAGCGTCCAAAAAGCTTTGCTCAAAGACAGCGGCCCCCTCTACAGTGTCGACTACGATGCTGTTAAAGACAACCTGAAGAACTGCAGCAG ATACAGCGCGATCCGATGTGCCGGAGCGGTGCCCATGTCTGCcgtggagctgcagcaggtccAGGAAATCCAGCGACCTCCTCCATCGGcgcctgaaaataaaaagtctgcCATGAACGGGGACAACAACATGGCCTCCAAACTATCAAGCAAGCCACAGAAAGGCATCATGGGAATGTTTGCAAATAAATCTGCACCCAAAAATCAGGATAACAGCAAAGAA ccagaagctccaaaaaacaaaccagcagCGAAGTCCAGTCAGATAGCCAACTTCTTTGGAGTTCAAACAA AGAAACCAGAGAAACCTGTGGAGAAGCAGCAAGAGGCTCAGTTGGCCATCGcatcagagcagcagcatcagagaaCGACGGCGGAGGAACCTGCAGCCGTGCAGCTgcacaaagaaaccaaaacagattCCAGGAG caaaacaaagcgAATGGAAGAGTCTGATAGCGAGgaggagaaaatggagaaaaagaagaggcGAAGAATCAAGAAACCACAACCAGACAGCAGCGATGAAGATG TTATTCCAGATTCTCCACCTCAGATGAAAACAAGCGAGCCGAGTCCAAAAAAGGAGCCAGAGACTGTCCAACGTTCACAT ACAAGCTCTGGAACCAAAataaggaggaggagaaaagtcCTGAAGTCACGAACCTTTATGGATGAGGAAGGGTGCATTG TAACAGAAAAAGATTACGTGAGCGAATCTTACTCTGAGACAGATGATGACTTTCAGAGCACCAAACAAGCTCCACGTAACAACAATAAAGCAAAGCTAACGTCGAGCAGCAAAGACGACGACAAAAAGGCTCAGAAGAAATCATCAGCGAGctcaaataaaggaaataaacaagCTTCCATTATGGGATTCTTCCAAAAGAAATga
- the pold3 gene encoding DNA polymerase delta subunit 3 isoform X1, with the protein MDELYLDNIDEYVNDHNKIVTYKWLSLTLGIHVNTAKQMLYHYLEHKRKESSPQLHATYLVSGKLEDKGQMCHKVSVVREDQLEDFKSKMSLIVSVHVYSVQKALLKDSGPLYSVDYDAVKDNLKNCSRYSAIRCAGAVPMSAVELQQVQEIQRPPPSAPENKKSAMNGDNNMASKLSSKPQKGIMGMFANKSAPKNQDNSKEVKPEPKEESPVPEAPKNKPAAKSSQIANFFGVQTKKPEKPVEKQQEAQLAIASEQQHQRTTAEEPAAVQLHKETKTDSRSKTKRMEESDSEEEKMEKKKRRRIKKPQPDSSDEDVIPDSPPQMKTSEPSPKKEPETVQRSHTSSGTKIRRRRKVLKSRTFMDEEGCIVTEKDYVSESYSETDDDFQSTKQAPRNNNKAKLTSSSKDDDKKAQKKSSASSNKGNKQASIMGFFQKK; encoded by the exons ATGGACGAGCTTTATTTGGATAATATTGATGAATATGTTAACGATCACAACAAAATA GTAACCTATAAATGGCTCAGTCTGACTCTTGGAATCCATGTCAACACAGCTAAACA GATGCTTTACCATTACTTGGAGCACAAGAGGAAGGAGAGCTCACCTCAGCTCCACGCCACATACCTCGTGTCTGGGAAACTGGAGGACAAAGGTCAAATG TGTCACAAGGTGTCTGTTGTCAGAGAAGACCAATTAGAAG aTTTCAAATCCAAGATGAGTTTGATAGTGAGCGTTCATGTCTACAGCGTCCAAAAAGCTTTGCTCAAAGACAGCGGCCCCCTCTACAGTGTCGACTACGATGCTGTTAAAGACAACCTGAAGAACTGCAGCAG ATACAGCGCGATCCGATGTGCCGGAGCGGTGCCCATGTCTGCcgtggagctgcagcaggtccAGGAAATCCAGCGACCTCCTCCATCGGcgcctgaaaataaaaagtctgcCATGAACGGGGACAACAACATGGCCTCCAAACTATCAAGCAAGCCACAGAAAGGCATCATGGGAATGTTTGCAAATAAATCTGCACCCAAAAATCAGGATAACAGCAAAGAAGTAAAGCCTGAACCCAAAGAAGAATCTCCTGTG ccagaagctccaaaaaacaaaccagcagCGAAGTCCAGTCAGATAGCCAACTTCTTTGGAGTTCAAACAA AGAAACCAGAGAAACCTGTGGAGAAGCAGCAAGAGGCTCAGTTGGCCATCGcatcagagcagcagcatcagagaaCGACGGCGGAGGAACCTGCAGCCGTGCAGCTgcacaaagaaaccaaaacagattCCAGGAG caaaacaaagcgAATGGAAGAGTCTGATAGCGAGgaggagaaaatggagaaaaagaagaggcGAAGAATCAAGAAACCACAACCAGACAGCAGCGATGAAGATG TTATTCCAGATTCTCCACCTCAGATGAAAACAAGCGAGCCGAGTCCAAAAAAGGAGCCAGAGACTGTCCAACGTTCACAT ACAAGCTCTGGAACCAAAataaggaggaggagaaaagtcCTGAAGTCACGAACCTTTATGGATGAGGAAGGGTGCATTG TAACAGAAAAAGATTACGTGAGCGAATCTTACTCTGAGACAGATGATGACTTTCAGAGCACCAAACAAGCTCCACGTAACAACAATAAAGCAAAGCTAACGTCGAGCAGCAAAGACGACGACAAAAAGGCTCAGAAGAAATCATCAGCGAGctcaaataaaggaaataaacaagCTTCCATTATGGGATTCTTCCAAAAGAAATga